Within Thunnus thynnus chromosome 15, fThuThy2.1, whole genome shotgun sequence, the genomic segment TACTAGAATTAATCATAATATACTGTAGAGACCTTCTTAATAAAAAGTTCTTTGGGCTTGTACCATAGAGGATCTTTTTTTGCTGCTATAAGGAACCATTTGGTAAAAGTAACATGAGTGTTTGTTAAAATAGCTTCACATAACTCTTCTAAAATAATGTAGGAAAGTGTTCAATTCTGCAAATGATTTGGATTATCAGTCAAACAAATCATTGGATCCTTTGATCAGTCATTAGGGTTACTTGTAAAACTACCTCTCTAAACAAAGACCCCTTGAAAAAGCCTCATTTTTTTATGCACATATTCTtataataaatttaatttctactaaaaaatgcagaaaatagtTGTTTAAAACAGTGGCTGCATTGGTCTTATATGGTTATATGTGATAATTCTAATTGATGAACTGAATTTGATgctaattgtcttttttttcctggccCAACAAAAACAACTCTCAAAACCCACATAGGCACTTAAACACACAGAAGTGCTGAGGTGGTGACAGAAATGACGGTTTGACTTTCCTCATGTTGCTAACTTCAGTAAACAGAGACTGGAATATACTTCCAAATACACTTACATATGTATCTGGAAGTATATCAAAGGAAATCATTTCCTTTTTAGCTCTATGGTAATTTTGGATATCATCCATTGTTGCTGTTCCCTGTCAAAAATGAGTAGTAGCAGAAGATGTTAATTTAAACAAAACGGACATTTTCTTagatcttttctctcttctcactgCAGGGGATTGTTGTTGGCATTCTGGCTATTGTCCTGTCCAAAAACAAGAAGAGCAGAAGCCTGGTTAGTATCACTTTTAGTTTctaattcagtttttgttttatttaaatgctcttgaaaaaaagataaaccCATTAAAAATGCAGACAGGAAACTATCTACTGTGCATTCTGGCAAtgctgctgtcaatcatgacCCCTGATGTTAAGTGATGATTTCTTTCCAGCTTTCTTTTCATTGATCCCTCCTACCACATCAGTATTTTCATGGCGCACTATGTACCAATTTTGATCTCCGTCTCACTGCTCTGCACGTACACTTGCTTTCACTTTTGTATTCTCCTGTTTTCTCATACTTTATTCTCAGCTCTTGTCTCTGTCTAGTCAGgaggacataaaaaaaaaacccctttgAGCTCCTACATGCTGCATGTTGCTTCAGGTGTTAAGATCCAGCCCTGCAGAGCTAGCAGACTTTCTGTTCTCCACCTCTGCCTCCAGTCGTGCACAACggtttctctctgtttattcAATCAGCTGTCGGGCTGCTCAGACGGGACCGACGAGGCAGTGAGTTGAACAGAATGAGTAAACATGGGCAAACCTGCCGTGATAAACCACTCCCAGCTTCCTTTGTTAGTCGATGTAACCGTGAACTGGGCAAGGCAGCGCTGACGAGCAGCAGCTCAACTCATCTTATCTTATTCAGTCATCCAGGCATCATAAAGCATGAGTAACATGTAATCTCAACACTCCCTCTTTTCATGTTAACATAGTCCTTTAGTCACATTTTCTGGCTACTGCAACTTCTAATCTCCTGATGAACTGCACTATTTTCTAATGTTCTTATCAAGTTTTGACTGAACAACTCATGTCGTCTTCACAAAGCGATATAAAGTCTAGAGACTTTCTGTACCTACTGTATGGCGCACCTTCTGTAAACTTATTTAAGGTTAGGCCCACTGTTTTAGTATTCAGAACATCATTTATTATCGTGTGTTGCTGATAGATTTAGTTTCTAATGCTGCAGCTTCTTACTGGGATTAAAAGATAAGGCCTAGCATTGTTCTATATCTTTCTTATCATCAAGAAATCACTTAGAAACCAGCATAGTGTTTCTCAGTACGTACAACAaccctaccctgtctgtggcactgtGTGACCCCAAGCCTGCTGGTTACTTCTGAAGACAAAAATCTTTTAAGACGGGTCACAAAACAGCTGGACACTGACATAACTTGCAAAGTTATGTGAAAAGGGGGTCAATTGTGGATTTGTTGAGGACTATTTTCAACGGCAAATGTGGTACCAGGACAGTTAATGTAGATTGACTCAAAATTACACGAGTCGTGAACAtttcacccagtgcaacagtgagGCTCATTCACAtgtctttaatagtttttgtgGAGCTCTATGgtgcagaggaataagataaatGGGTGCAATGGAAATACTTGTTAGTATGATCAAtacattgttgattttggtcttttctttggatttgttgacaataagaaaaccATAGACTATCGCCAGCTTTATCTTTTCAACACAGTATGGGTTAATTGTTTAGCCCTTCAAAAGCCATgaaaaattctttaaaaaactgCAAAGCTCACAGTAAATTCTGACCTTTTTAAATATtccaaaaaagcatttttttacattttattttgcctAAATTCTTGGATCCTGTTTGGGTGTAGTCGATAAAATATTCTAACTGTAACCTATAGAAATGTCTACTTCTATATACTGTGTATAATGTTTCGAAGTTCTGAATTTAGATGTTGGCTTTCACACAGACTGTGAACTATGAGTTTTTACAGTCAGGCCTTCCTATGTGTTGTAAGTCAATGTTAAAAAGGAAAGGTTTTCCCTTAAAAACTTTGAGTCTTAAGCCTAAAACCAATATAACCTTTTTCAAACTTTTGAAAGCACCCCTCAgggccacagaagacattatacaacaatTTTCACAGGCTGAATAGTCCTCCTTGTGATAAGCAAACTAAAATTCATCtataaaatcagtggagtgcccctttaaggCTCCTTTAGACATGTTAAAGACCAATGAGAAGCTGCAGAAGAGGAGTGAGTTCCTCAAAAGTAAAGCTTTTGGGGAAGTTATGCGATTATATGAtaaatgacaggaaacaaaataatgaagtcTGGACTGATACACAGTGAACTTAAGGCCAAATCAAAATCATGCTCCAAATAAATACTTCTTGCCTTAAATCTGCTGAATTTGCTCTctttttatgaatgtttattctTTGCTCTGCTCCGCTGGGTGCATTAAAGCTTTATTTGATCTTATCAATCATCAAGTTTTTCTTTCCTAATTATATGACTTGTGTGCTTCTCTCCTTTCCCCAGACTTTGGCACTTTTCTCTGTCAGTTTGGTTTCAGCACTCATGGCAGCAGCTTCAGCCATCGGACTCCTTGTATCTGTGGTGAGGGCCATCATTCACGGTGGGCGGAGCCTCCTGACTCACTGCCGCTTCCCTGATGCCATTGGCTACTCCAGCATCACCAACGAGTGTCCTTTTGACCCCACACGCATCTATGTGAGTGTATTAGTGTGTACGACAAACGCTTACATCAAAGCATGAACTCTGACTTTTTCTGCAGCAGCTGGCTCTTTGAACAGCTGCCCATTGTCACTGCGGcacaaacagaacagagcagTGAGGCTGCGCATCATGGTTACTGTGtcccttttgtgtgtgtgtgtgtgtgtgtgtatgtgtgtagggtGTTGGATGCTGGGTGTCTTTTctgtcactcagtcagtcacacTCTGGAGCCGCTGGGCTGGTGGCAGAAATGCTGACCTGACCCTGTCGGTCCACTTCAGGCTCCAGTCCTGTTCCAGTGTCTTACAGATGGCCTGTCAGGCCTGCTCAGCCTCACAGCTGCATCCACACATCAGTACGACCTGGGCACTTTAGCAAACCCAGTAGTCTACAACTTGTCAGTTAAGTGACCTTTCTCTTGATGTAACTGAAATGTTCAGTTGCACATATTGTCCACTACAGCAGGCAAAAGTACAGTGAACCCCAAGTTGCTTGTAGTGACCTCAGAGTTATGAAATACACATCTGTGCATAACATGCAGCTGATGTAGCTTGGGTACCTTGTAGAGTTTTTGAACACTAGCAAGGCTATGGAGCTAGTGGGTCCCAGTTTGGTTTGTACCCACATGCACATATGCAAGCATGCTGGTGGCATTATTCACATCCTGCCGTTGTTTTTTGCACTATTCTGCTCATTGACAGCTGGTGCCAACAAAGGCAGTGAAAAAGGAGACCGCTAGCAAGCCAACGTAAATGTAAACAACGCatgatttgaaatattttaaaaaattgtcaaagtttcaaataacttttgtttgtctataagaaaactccacagggctaCTTTAAATTTCACTGTAGCAAAAGTGTACAAAAACATTATGTTACAGTTTACTtcagttaaaggtgcagtgtgtaggatttagtggcatctagcgatgaggttgcagattgcaaccaattgAATACTTAAGATCTGGGGACGTGGGgacattgctaaaaaaaaaagggagaaagaaacACGACCAGTCAGACAAGCAAAAAGCTTTTAAACAAACCCCCAGGTTAGCCGCTATAAGCTAACAAACTATTATAGAAGAAAGAATGAAGGTGAATGGTTAAATTATTACCCACACTGTTGTTAACATCCATCAGTTTATAGATTTTGTGGTTCAACTTCAATTTACCGTAGTTGTACATGCACAGAATGTTCCTGTGCAATTATGGGCTGACATTTCGGAGGCGCtcacatttgatttttatctccaaataaaagttgtttagataatctggctaaaTTGTTGATTAAACTTGATTAAAACTCATCTTATCATCTAGCTGCTTGTTTCTTCCCCTGCTGGACTGTAATGAAGTggtgttgctgtgttttcagaTCTCATTAGTTGATCTGATGAGTACAATCTTATCATAACCAATGAGataaaagttgtaataaaccaaaTTTATCCCATAGTCAGAAACTAAGTTTCAACTCTAAATCAGCAGAGAAGTAACCCCCTTCGTTGTTGTCTACTGAGACTGCAAACTGTGGTGTTCAGTCAGAGTTGTCTAATGGCTAGGGACCTCCAGTATGGCTGCCAGAGGGTGGATTACATCACCTGATGTAATGTGTTTTGAACTTCTGGTTCTGATAGACATCACTTAGAGGCAGTAATGATGGTTATGcaaggtttatttttttgtgctttgtgcGTATTTTATCCTGAATTTCAAAGAAATCTCcaaactttaaacttttattctctttgtaGTCTGCAAGTCAGCATGCAAAAGGCAGCTCTTTTTCTTTGAATTCCCCCTACACTTTTACTTTGATACATTCTGCTCTGCATATTTTATTCACAATGCTGACTCTCCTGTGCGAACATAAACTCCCAGacttgctgctgttgtgttgcaGTGCTCCGCAGCTGCCTGAGAGAAACTGAGTTCTGTACCACATCATTATCCATTATACACTGTATCCCCATTTATGTGAAGGTGCTCTTGCCTAAAATTGTGCTCCGTATGGTCCAGCTGGTGGTTGCCACTAACAGCTGACTGCTCTCCCTTCTCCATCCCTCCCCAGAGTACAACTCTGATCCTGTGGATGCCTCTGATCGTAACTTGTGTTATCCAGCTGGTGTTTTCCTCCCGATGCTTTTCTGTCTGCATTTCATTCCTTGGTCTGCCTTGCTGCCCTCACAGGAAGAGACCCAGAGACTATGGCAGAGCGGTGAGATTTGGACTAAGACACTATAAGCTCAGTTATTCATTGTGCTGTTTCCAAAATTGAGTCCTTTAGACGGTGCATAAGACCATTTTCAATTgagtagtattttaaaatcaaatttacaAACCGTCATTAAtcatttctctgcatttgtGTAGATCAATGTGGTAAGGCCAATGGAGGAAGCTGCTCCGTCTCGCTATACTGAACCTCCAAGAAGATACACTGAAACTCCGACACGCTATTCTGAAGCCTCAAGAAGCTCCAGTGAACCTTTGAGACGAAACACTGAACCTCCGAGACAGCAGCGCcgacctcctcctccacagcaTCTTCCCAGTCAGCACGAAAGTCTTCCTCACTCGGAGAGGCAGCCTCTTCGCCAGCCACACAGAGAAAGGTCAGACCGAGAAAGGCCGGTATCGAGGGTTGGCAGCCAGCAAAGGGCACCAGAGCAACACCAACTGCTGGAGAGAGGTACGCTGGAAAGATCCAGCTTCTGGATTTAACTGCTGCATTTGAGATGCTGGAGCTGcttgatgaatgaaaacaaggTGCTGTGAAGGTATATGCTGTAGTTCTAGCTGTAATATTTTAGATTTGAACATCATACTCACAACTCTCTTTTCCTGTCAGTATTTTAAAACTGTGGGCTCAGAGGCAGGAGATGTTTTTTAGAAATGGACTTGAGCTAAAACCTGATGTGTGAATTTTCTACAGTTCCGAGACTGTTTTCATAGTGTGCAGAATCCCagttactgtacagtatgtgtgtctgttcttgtatttttatacttatGAGGGCAAAATTATTCATGACAGGATAGAAAGATGAGGCAATCTCCAAAGTATGATGCCACTCTTGTAGGAGGAATTAGTTCAGAATtcaagaaatagttcaacattttggaaaataggCTTATTCACTCTTGGCTAGAAAGTGAAATGAACAAATTTCTCAAACTgtctaactattcctttaatttttgTGTTACACATAGTGGAGGCAGGTACAGTACAGGGAAGTAATCCGGTGTACAGAGAGTACGTGGGTGTGCCTTCACCTTCTACCTGTTTTTGTTGAGAGTGAAGTCCTTGGTATTTGTTGCCTGTTTGAGTATTTTGGaatcaggtgtgtgtgcattttttctGATGTTAGGTCAAGAGAAACCGGTTACATGTGAAACTAGTTCTTcaagtttttgtatttattaagaaaataaagtttttattcaTAATGTTGCAgctagtttgtgtgttttgtgctttgTGTCTCTCTAAcggaaaacaattcattttaaataactgGTAATGCCAGCAGCTAGTGGTCTGACAGGAATGACTGGTTATAGTCAGACACACATGTCGAGATCCTGACAGGCTGGTACAAACACATCCACCATTCACCTGTGTCAGGGGTGTGTTAATAAGGACCTATGGAGAACATTGACAGGCTGCAACAGTCACAGTAGTTCAGCTGTCATGAGCAGACATTAGCCTTGTGAAATACACTTCTCTTTAATGCATTCCTCACATATCCTAAATAACCAGAAATGAAGAAACAGCCCACACATGCAGCTTTGAAACACATAGGTATATTTCGATTTCAGGCCCAACAGAACAAACATGACATCCTCATGTGAGGTTTTCATGCAACAGAAAATTGGGAGGAAGGAAAGGGGGGAtaaggaggaagaaagaaggggGTGTATTTATCCAACACAAGGTACCAGATCATCAGAGGCAGTGAGAATAGAAAAGGATTAAACTGTAGTTCGGGGTCTAGCAACTGTTGTTCCTTATCCTACCAGCAGATGGCAGTGACACTATAGGATCCCAAAGCAGAGGTGCGGCTGGTTAGGAAGCTCCTGTGCAAATGTTTTGTACAAGTTAAATCGGACCTGATGTCATCTGGCTACAGCTGGACCAGCACAGCTCTTATTAGGCTCTCGCTGCTAGTTCACTCTGCCACCATTAcacaaagaaattcagtttgtgAGGTAGTGAAACGTCTGATACACTGGGCCTGTATTgggctttaaaaaaatctgacatatCTGGTATGATTGAGTTTCTTCTCTGACCAGCTACAGCAAAGTTATTTTTATCTCACATGGCAGACAGAGCAATCATCCAAGTGTGATATAAGTGTTCCTCAACTCCCACAGTGTGTAAAGTGAAGCCTGCATGAACCTGCTTTATGGAGCTGCTAACCCACCTGAAGTAATTACATTAGTCTGGGTTTCAATGGAGTGTTTCAAAAGGCCTTTTTAACATCATAAATTTATggaataattatataataaagaTCACGAATCCTCATTCCTTTTCACTGAGCAGGGGTAAGATAAGAGCACAGAATGTTGAATATCAGCTTTGATAAatgtggtggaagaagtacagAAACTATTTACTTTGGTTAAAGTAGCAATACCATAATATGAATATACTCCATCACAAATAAAAGTgctgcattcaaaattttacttaaaatacaGAAGTATTGGcggcaaaatgtacttaaagaaTCAAAAGTAGTAGTGCTCATTATTGCAGAATGGCCCAGCTGATGTATTATGGTAATACTGGATGAGTATTAATGCATTAACATATAAGCAGCACTTATATGCAGCAAGTTTTAGTGGAGCTACattttaactgctttatatACTTAGGGGTAGTTTTATCTATAAAAAATTATCATATACTATAAATTGAAGATATGTTTTGGATGTAAAATCTTAACCTGAAAAGTAACTTGTAACTACAGGTGTTAAATAAACGTAGTGGAGTAAATAGTACAACATTTCAAAGTATAAAGTagcttaaaatgaaaatactttggTACAAGTACCCTGAAATTGTTACATTCCACCCCTGCTAGAtaccaaaaacacaacaccaaaGAAATGCGagcataacaataataatttaatgagAACACAGAGATCCTTAAATGCTTTAAACTTATTAAActgaaaactgtgtttttgtccCATACTGTGTCTCCAGTGAGAACACCGTTGCTCTCTTGGATGAAGATGCATCTGAGTGTCTGCTTGTTTTTTCCAGTTCGCCCGATGCTTAGCTACTTCACAAACTGAATTTGCTGTGTATTTAACCTGCAGGATAGCAGTAGTGATCTGGCAATGAGGGCCTCGAATGGTTGCATGAGAGTGGTGCTACAACAAGTTGCtatgtttacatgtgcacaGTATCGCAGATAGAGGCTTGTATTCTGGAGCgtgttttatttagtgtttaAAACTCCAATAGCACACAGACTATAAATAGTTTAAAatcttatatttcattttatttcagagGCTAATTTGATGCTTCGTCTCAAAACGATTCACTTTCTCGGTGTTACAATAATAAATCGCATCAATTAGaataaatatatgaattaaGATTTACACCActgtacatgtaaacacagccaCTGATTTCTGTCAGGttactacatactgtatgtccgGAAACCCTAAGAATTCAAATCAGACCAAGTATCTAAACTCGTTCCTTTTCTCATGAGACATATCCCTTCATCTAACTGCTCAGTAAGCAGACTAATCCAGGAGGTTATAAAAGCATTCAGCTAGAGTGATGAACAAGCCCTTAGTGAgttctctgtctgtcagaggaaaagagagaagggagggtTTGTCCCAAAGCAAGACAAATGTTCAATCATGTCGACGTGTTTCTGGTACAGTGCTGAGGAGGCTGCAGAGCTACAAAAAGATACCGATGTGCGTTActgtttttgtggattttgtcgtttttgttttttttacgcTGTCTGGTCGGTAGGATCATGCAGTATAGTGACAGGTTACGACTATCTTAAGTTTACTGCTCGTTGATAAAATACTTACAAATtaagaaacaacacaacatgATAATACTGTAAAAGTCAGCCTCGAGCATACAGTGCatattcacatgcacacacacatacacacacgcattcaGATCAAATGCACAGCCATACTTTATAAACACATGGCGGCTCAAACGATATGTGCTACTGGTGTCATTGATCAAATGCATTATGGGATTTCCTTATACTTATCAACAATACAATTTGATATTCTCCTACGTTAACAAATCCCAAAGAGATCAACTTTAactcacattttctctctctctctctctctctctttctgtcactgtaAACTAGATTATGGTCATCTTAAACATATCAAAGTGAAAGCAcgataataagaataaaaatgaataaataaaacaacatgaagGAGGAAAACAATATTATGTACAAatgaaaccatttaaaatgtaaaaatcaacaaaatgcCAGTAGATATCAATAAAAATCCAATGGGATCTTAGGCCTTCTTTTTCTCAGCGAAAGATCATATAGCAGTAAAATCCCAATAATCCCCCAAAACCCGACCCCCACCCACGTCCACCCCAACCCACTTATTCAGATCAGACCAGGAGGCTACGCTACATAATACTGCCTTTCAATGCCAGAGAGTGTGCACCATACATGAAGACAAATGTACTTCATCTTATGATATacatagacatacagtatatacatgaTATACATGTGTGGTGGAGGAGAAACTGAGCGAGACGCTTCTCAAGATCATCacatcctgcaaaaaaaaacaacaacaaaaaaaaaacaacaaacattcacactttGTCACCAGCTCCCTGGAAATCCGATgttccagagagagagagatattcaGGAACATTAGCGGACCCCTCTGTCGACTGATCATTAAATGTATGCGTGTCCCTTCGTTtttccaaaatataaaaatgaaagtaaaatgaaaGTGATGACTCTTCTTAATCCTCCTTAAAATACCTCCATCctcgcacaaacacacacacagacacaaaaaaatgaagatgatATGAGAGACGAGAACCATCATGCATTGATTTGAGTGACTGTTTCGATAGCAACGGAGAGGGTGAGGAAGAAGCAGTCGCGGCGGGGGGGGGCGGGTGGGGGGCGGTGGGTTCAGAACTGGGAGGCCGAGCTGGGGTCGCACTGGAGTAGCCGAACAATGGAGGGGTCGCTTTTGGCACCTTTGATAAACTCCTCCAGGGATAATTTGCCTGCAAGgtagatggagagagaaaacaagaaaagaagcTATTAGTTCGAAGGACGGTGCATGAAATGTTCTCCCCTTGTTACAgaaatgggattttttttttcagtgatgaGTAGCGGATtataatttgaaattttgtaattacattacagtataaCACATGCtagctgttgatggtcagtaaatacctACAAAATGAAGATGCAGCTTGTTGAACCAAAACATCTTAGTAAAGTGATGCAATTACCTTTATTTATGtaacaaataatatatatatatatatatatatatttaaagtaaCATGCCTAGCTTAGTTATTGAAATGGCTAGTTGATATGAAAGAAAGCAGGCTAACCAGAAAGATATTTATTCAGGATAAACAACCCACatattctatatatataaatatatgttttatatatataaaaagagtGAAAAGGTTAACATTTGTTTATTAAGATCCCTTCCAGATgtgtgttttaagacatatagaaatactctgctttgaatagtAATTAGTGTCTGATATGATtgttccacaaaaaagttcaattacctcatTAGAAAATTCTcactcattgaaaaatccagaatctatcaatatcaatatactGGACACGAGATGTCTACTACTTCACTATTaagtcaattctcagtgtttgtgcactggaggcttcactggagtttccacatcacacttgtgcaagttgcatactggaccatgactggctcaaaactagttgtgatgtcacaaatcctgcatgtaggtacacgccttaaactcagatttaaggggagcacagagaaactttcccccttaagcagatgaaggtgaaaacagtcttctagtgtcaaactctgcacagtgaagctcaaacatcacagtgaagtaacaataagataaacatatttttggacTTGAGGGGGACTTATGTTGtaaatgatgttttcttttgattgtGTATATGTGCGACTGGATGATGTGTTTTGATGTTAGATATATAACGGTGTC encodes:
- the tmem54b gene encoding transmembrane protein 54b, translating into MAGSGVCCASLEQPQALMKMGLSMVLIGHVNFLLGALVHGVVLRHINLHQQARAMEYAISNVVALTSGLVGIVVGILAIVLSKNKKSRSLTLALFSVSLVSALMAAASAIGLLVSVVRAIIHGGRSLLTHCRFPDAIGYSSITNECPFDPTRIYSTTLILWMPLIVTCVIQLVFSSRCFSVCISFLGLPCCPHRKRPRDYGRAINVVRPMEEAAPSRYTEPPRRYTETPTRYSEASRSSSEPLRRNTEPPRQQRRPPPPQHLPSQHESLPHSERQPLRQPHRERSDRERPVSRVGSQQRAPEQHQLLERGTLERSSFWI